A genomic segment from Lutibacter sp. A80 encodes:
- a CDS encoding DUF4252 domain-containing protein yields MKSSIKFLGAVFIVISTLISCDNSPTLQKYYVDSKENDAFISVDLPANILQLKDDTVSDDVKRTLETIKKVNFLALQLTDTNEALYTSEKVKVKSILKNPKYKQLMRVNMGKGNVSVNYLGEEDAIDEVVVFGSDNNKGFAIIRVIGENMNPSEIIKIAQEIKLDGDSQQLKQLGGLISGLK; encoded by the coding sequence ATGAAATCAAGTATAAAATTTTTAGGAGCAGTTTTTATTGTAATATCCACACTTATTTCTTGTGATAATTCACCAACTTTACAAAAGTATTATGTTGATAGTAAAGAGAACGATGCTTTTATATCGGTAGATTTACCAGCAAATATTTTACAATTAAAAGATGATACTGTTTCTGATGATGTAAAAAGAACGTTGGAAACAATTAAAAAAGTGAATTTTTTAGCCCTACAATTAACAGATACTAATGAAGCTTTATATACTTCAGAAAAAGTAAAAGTTAAATCAATTCTTAAAAACCCAAAATATAAACAACTTATGCGTGTAAATATGGGTAAAGGAAATGTAAGTGTTAATTATTTGGGTGAAGAAGATGCTATAGATGAAGTTGTTGTTTTTGGTTCTGATAATAATAAAGGTTTTGCAATAATTAGAGTTATTGGTGAAAACATGAACCCTAGTGAAATTATTAAAATAGCTCAAGAAATTAAACTAGATGGAGATTCGCAACAATTAAAACAACTTGGCGGATTGATTAGCGGTTTAAAATAA
- a CDS encoding M1 family metallopeptidase → MKNIAILFILFLTFAVKAQDNPYQPERTKVNNLVHTKLKVDFNLKKSQLNGEAWITLTPHFYPTNKVTLDAKSFKINQVKVNDNITTFNYSDNELTIDLDKTYNKGEKYIIYVNYIAKPEEVKQKGSLNITDAKGLYFIDPLDTDPEKPTQIWTQGETESSSCWFPTIDTPNQKTSQEIYITVPSKFVTLSNGTLQSQEENNDGTRTDYWKMNQKHAPYLFFMGVGDFSIVNDTWNGKKVDYYVEHEYEDVADAIFGMTPEMLTFFSDLTGIPYPWDKYSQIVVRDYVSGAMENTTAVVHAEDAQQKKGQLVDENIWEGTIAHELFHHWFGDLVTTESWANLTVNESFATYSVYLWFEHKYGKDRAAAHMYNEIQTYLQSESENKILVRFHYHDKEDMFDTVSYHKGNAILHMLRNILGDDAFFAGLSKYLNDHKFGTAEAHELRLALEEVSGKDLNWFFNQWYYGSGHIKAALSYDYNTINNTVTVNINQQEKAFTFPLTIDIYEGTTKATHNVWVDGKQSSFTFPYNKQPSLINIDPEHVLLAEFTESKSLDEYIFQFNNTTHYVDRKLALEEIVKHQRDNKTALNTVVKAFEDSYYEIRVIALDNLDLFQKYNKKDIITKVEKMAQNDEKTLVRAAAIGVLGKLIDPIYKPLFEKGLQSESYAIIGSSLKSLYQIDKETTLNKIKTLDETIKESLADAITSIFIQEKDKSNLPFIANQVLNGMFLTENARTQQIYTEAFKWIAESDNEEAITNLTNNFVKLGKQYKKYNFDQMAINMLNQMVYMQQESTHENKNELILILKRGMAKLIE, encoded by the coding sequence ATGAAGAATATTGCGATACTATTTATTTTATTTTTAACCTTTGCGGTAAAAGCACAAGACAATCCTTATCAACCAGAAAGAACTAAGGTCAATAACTTAGTACATACTAAATTAAAAGTTGATTTTAATTTAAAAAAAAGTCAATTAAATGGTGAAGCATGGATAACCTTAACACCACACTTTTATCCAACAAATAAAGTAACTTTAGATGCAAAATCATTCAAGATAAATCAAGTTAAAGTAAATGATAATATAACTACTTTTAACTATTCTGATAATGAGTTAACTATAGATTTAGATAAAACCTATAATAAAGGCGAAAAATATATAATTTATGTAAATTATATAGCCAAGCCTGAGGAAGTTAAACAAAAAGGAAGTTTAAATATAACAGATGCTAAAGGACTTTATTTTATAGATCCTTTAGATACAGATCCTGAAAAACCTACACAAATTTGGACACAAGGAGAAACAGAATCGAGTAGTTGTTGGTTTCCAACTATAGATACCCCAAATCAAAAAACTTCACAAGAAATTTATATAACTGTTCCAAGTAAATTTGTAACACTTTCTAACGGAACTTTACAATCTCAAGAAGAAAATAATGATGGTACCAGAACAGATTATTGGAAAATGAATCAAAAACATGCTCCATATTTGTTTTTTATGGGCGTTGGTGATTTCAGTATTGTAAATGATACTTGGAATGGTAAAAAAGTTGATTATTATGTAGAACATGAATATGAAGATGTTGCTGATGCTATTTTTGGAATGACTCCAGAAATGTTAACTTTTTTCTCAGATTTAACTGGAATCCCTTATCCTTGGGATAAATACAGTCAAATTGTGGTTAGAGATTATGTAAGTGGAGCAATGGAAAATACCACAGCTGTTGTACACGCAGAAGATGCACAACAAAAAAAAGGACAATTAGTTGATGAAAATATATGGGAAGGCACAATTGCACATGAATTATTTCATCATTGGTTCGGCGATTTAGTTACTACAGAAAGTTGGGCAAATTTAACGGTAAACGAATCTTTTGCTACCTACAGTGTTTATTTATGGTTTGAGCATAAATACGGAAAAGATAGGGCAGCTGCACATATGTATAATGAAATACAAACGTATTTACAAAGTGAAAGTGAAAATAAAATTTTAGTACGTTTTCATTATCACGATAAAGAAGATATGTTTGATACTGTAAGCTATCACAAAGGAAATGCCATTCTTCATATGTTGCGTAATATTTTAGGTGATGACGCTTTTTTTGCAGGTCTGTCTAAATATTTAAACGATCATAAATTTGGAACTGCTGAAGCACATGAACTGCGTTTAGCTTTAGAAGAAGTAAGTGGTAAAGATTTAAATTGGTTTTTTAATCAATGGTATTATGGAAGCGGACATATAAAAGCAGCACTGTCTTACGATTACAATACAATAAACAATACAGTAACCGTAAATATTAATCAGCAAGAAAAAGCCTTTACATTTCCGTTAACTATAGATATTTATGAAGGTACTACCAAAGCAACACATAATGTCTGGGTAGACGGCAAACAAAGTTCATTTACATTTCCATATAATAAGCAACCTAGCTTAATTAATATAGATCCTGAGCACGTGCTTTTAGCTGAATTTACTGAAAGTAAGTCGTTAGACGAATATATTTTTCAGTTTAATAATACAACACATTATGTAGATAGAAAGTTAGCTTTAGAAGAAATTGTAAAACATCAAAGAGATAATAAAACAGCTTTAAATACTGTTGTTAAAGCTTTTGAAGATTCATATTACGAAATTAGAGTAATTGCCTTAGATAATTTGGATTTATTTCAAAAGTATAATAAGAAAGATATAATAACAAAGGTTGAAAAAATGGCTCAAAACGATGAAAAAACATTAGTTAGAGCTGCAGCAATAGGTGTTTTAGGGAAACTAATAGATCCAATTTATAAGCCGTTATTTGAAAAAGGTTTACAAAGTGAATCTTATGCTATTATAGGAAGTTCATTAAAATCATTATATCAAATAGATAAGGAAACTACGTTAAATAAAATCAAAACATTAGACGAAACAATTAAAGAAAGCTTAGCAGATGCTATAACAAGTATTTTTATACAAGAAAAAGATAAATCTAACTTGCCATTTATAGCAAATCAAGTTTTAAATGGAATGTTTTTAACAGAAAATGCTAGAACACAACAAATTTATACTGAAGCCTTTAAATGGATTGCTGAAAGTGATAATGAGGAAGCCATAACTAATCTAACTAATAATTTTGTTAAATTAGGAAAACAGTATAAAAAATATAATTTTGATCAAATGGCTATTAATATGCTAAATCAAATGGTGTATATGCAGCAAGAATCTACTCATGAAAACAAAAATGAATTGATTTTGATCTTAAAAAGAGGAATGGCTAAACTAATAGAATAA
- a CDS encoding helix-turn-helix domain-containing protein → MINVEDFAKRLNLIMDYYNLSAAVLADKIEVQRSSISHLLSGRNKPSLEFVLKILKNFPEVELYWLLNGVGSFPKAINQKKEITTSAPTLFSTNEEKNTVENVIPEKIIEHSKEAPSNEIERIIIFFKDGSFKNYSA, encoded by the coding sequence ATGATAAATGTAGAAGATTTTGCTAAAAGATTGAATTTAATTATGGATTACTACAACCTATCAGCTGCAGTATTAGCTGATAAAATTGAAGTACAACGATCAAGTATCTCTCACCTACTGTCTGGAAGGAATAAACCAAGTTTAGAATTTGTGCTAAAAATTTTAAAAAATTTTCCTGAAGTAGAATTATACTGGTTATTAAATGGTGTTGGTTCTTTTCCTAAAGCTATAAATCAAAAAAAAGAAATCACAACAAGTGCTCCTACTCTTTTTTCTACTAATGAAGAAAAGAATACTGTTGAAAATGTTATTCCTGAAAAAATTATAGAGCATTCAAAAGAAGCTCCTTCAAATGAAATTGAGAGAATTATAATATTTTTTAAAGATGGTAGTTTTAAAAATTATTCTGCCTAA
- a CDS encoding M14 family zinc carboxypeptidase codes for MKTIDTVILENWYKSNFENKLKGRRILFDDIQPLIENLSSKFKKEIIGYSENNIPIYMVSIGKGPIKVLSWSQMHGNESTGTKALFDLFNFFETSGDELKSVCDNILNNCTLQFIVLLNPDGAINFTRENANNIDLNRDAVNIKAVESKLLRNVLDKFKPKFCFNLHDQRSIFNVEGTENPATISFLAPSEDLERTLTKGRKETMSVIVAMNTLLQKIIPNHIGRYTDEFYPTATGDNFQKLGYNTILIEAGHYNNDYNREITREFNFYAILQGLYFIASADNFSHYKPYFDIPNNDTLFLDIIYSDLKMMKNGVETTEDVGIQYKFKVESNELIMYKSIENQGDLSKYFTNNKINAVKLNFKELKLSNS; via the coding sequence ATGAAAACAATAGATACAGTTATTTTAGAAAATTGGTATAAATCTAATTTTGAGAATAAATTAAAAGGTAGAAGAATTTTATTTGACGATATACAACCTCTTATAGAAAATTTATCTTCAAAATTTAAAAAAGAAATTATAGGCTATTCAGAAAATAACATACCTATATATATGGTTTCTATTGGTAAAGGACCTATTAAGGTACTTTCATGGTCGCAGATGCATGGAAATGAAAGTACAGGTACTAAAGCTTTATTTGACTTATTTAATTTTTTTGAAACTTCAGGAGATGAATTAAAATCTGTTTGTGATAACATATTAAATAATTGTACGCTTCAATTTATAGTTTTATTAAACCCTGATGGAGCTATTAATTTTACACGTGAAAATGCAAATAATATAGACTTAAATAGAGATGCAGTTAATATTAAGGCTGTTGAAAGCAAGCTATTGCGTAATGTATTAGATAAATTTAAGCCTAAATTTTGCTTTAATTTACACGATCAACGTTCAATATTTAACGTAGAAGGTACAGAAAACCCTGCAACAATATCTTTTTTAGCACCATCTGAAGATTTAGAGAGAACTTTAACTAAGGGGCGTAAAGAAACAATGAGTGTAATTGTAGCAATGAATACTTTGTTACAAAAAATAATACCTAATCATATAGGTAGATATACAGACGAGTTTTATCCTACAGCAACTGGAGATAATTTTCAAAAACTGGGTTATAACACCATTTTAATAGAGGCAGGACATTATAATAATGATTATAATAGAGAAATAACACGTGAATTTAATTTCTATGCAATTTTACAAGGTTTATATTTTATAGCTTCAGCAGACAATTTTTCACATTACAAACCGTATTTTGATATCCCTAATAATGACACCTTATTTTTAGATATTATATATTCTGACTTAAAAATGATGAAAAACGGAGTAGAAACTACTGAAGACGTTGGAATTCAATATAAATTTAAAGTTGAAAGCAATGAACTTATAATGTATAAATCAATTGAAAACCAAGGTGATTTGTCTAAATATTTCACAAATAACAAAATAAATGCAGTTAAATTAAATTTTAAGGAATTAAAATTATCAAATTCGTAA
- a CDS encoding Lrp/AsnC family transcriptional regulator, with protein MKKFILDEIDHQILDILIENARTPFTDIAKKLVVSAGTIHVRVKKMEDEGIIKGSTLTLDYEKMGYSFISHVGIYLAKTSKTKQVINDLKKIPNITIAYITAGKFNVFCKIRAKDTTHAKEIIFEIDDIDGVSRTETMISLEESINDKTRLMHSIFREI; from the coding sequence ATGAAAAAATTCATTTTAGATGAAATAGATCATCAAATATTAGATATCCTTATCGAAAATGCTAGAACTCCATTTACAGATATCGCAAAAAAACTAGTTGTTTCTGCAGGTACTATACATGTAAGAGTTAAAAAAATGGAAGATGAAGGAATTATTAAAGGCTCTACTTTAACATTAGATTATGAAAAAATGGGCTATTCATTTATTTCACATGTTGGTATATATTTAGCCAAAACTTCCAAAACCAAACAAGTTATAAATGACTTGAAAAAAATACCAAATATCACCATAGCATATATAACTGCTGGTAAATTTAATGTTTTTTGTAAAATTAGAGCAAAAGACACTACTCATGCAAAAGAAATAATTTTTGAAATTGATGATATTGATGGTGTTTCTAGAACAGAAACAATGATTTCTTTAGAAGAAAGCATTAATGACAAAACAAGATTAATGCATTCTATTTTTAGAGAAATTTAA
- a CDS encoding NifB/NifX family molybdenum-iron cluster-binding protein, which translates to MKNIVAVTFQNKKSIFNHTGKCRNYLIYTINGAVIEHKRLLELSRDETLRNFFQNESNKHVLLECDILLTRGIGSGATEKLAKYGVACYKIDETDPDIAIQKLINGTLEAMAPISNELSGCNCNCNTKKH; encoded by the coding sequence ATGAAAAATATTGTAGCCGTTACTTTTCAAAATAAAAAAAGCATCTTTAATCATACAGGAAAGTGCAGAAACTATTTAATTTATACAATAAATGGAGCTGTAATAGAACACAAAAGATTGCTTGAATTGTCTAGAGATGAAACATTAAGGAATTTTTTCCAGAATGAAAGCAATAAACATGTGTTACTTGAATGTGATATTTTATTAACTCGAGGTATTGGCTCAGGAGCCACTGAAAAATTAGCCAAATATGGAGTAGCTTGTTATAAAATAGACGAAACTGACCCTGATATTGCTATTCAAAAATTAATTAATGGAACATTAGAAGCTATGGCCCCAATTTCAAACGAGCTCTCAGGATGTAACTGCAATTGTAATACTAAAAAGCACTAA
- a CDS encoding glycosyltransferase, whose translation MKKILIIGFVWPEPTTTAAGTRILQLISIFKEYGLDIYFVSSASKTTQSYNLSEAGIKASKIELNCSSFDDLIIQYQPDIVLFDRYLTEEQFGWRVSENCPNALKILDTEDLHFLRFAREKQFKSKVETNKILLNNDITKREIASIYRCDISLIISKYELELLITKFKIDLNILCYTPFLLNEITQNTFKNYPSFNERVDFMTIGNFKHKPNLEAVRTLKKHIWPKIKKQLPKATIHIYGAYGDNQSVLQLHNAKEGFLIEGWAKNKEISFSNARICLAPLLFGAGLKGKLIDAMIYGTPSITTSIGSEGINNGGLPYAGFIENDFNNFIEKAIKLYQNEEIWLKKQQNGIQIINSNFSKNKFGKELMLKIETIFKDLENHRNQNFIGSMLLHHTLKSTKYMSKWIEEKNKK comes from the coding sequence ATGAAAAAAATATTAATTATAGGATTTGTATGGCCAGAACCTACTACTACAGCTGCTGGAACTAGAATATTACAACTAATAAGTATTTTTAAAGAATATGGTTTAGATATTTATTTTGTTAGCTCTGCCTCTAAAACAACACAATCTTATAATCTTTCTGAAGCAGGAATTAAAGCTTCAAAAATTGAACTAAACTGTAGTAGTTTTGATGATTTAATTATTCAATACCAACCTGATATTGTTTTGTTTGACAGGTATTTAACGGAAGAACAATTTGGATGGAGAGTTTCTGAAAATTGTCCAAACGCACTTAAAATATTAGATACTGAAGATTTACATTTTTTAAGGTTTGCAAGAGAAAAACAATTTAAAAGTAAGGTTGAAACAAATAAAATTTTACTAAATAATGATATTACTAAGCGAGAAATTGCTAGTATATATCGTTGTGATATATCTTTAATTATTTCTAAATATGAATTAGAATTATTAATTACAAAATTTAAAATTGATTTAAATATACTTTGTTATACTCCTTTTTTATTAAATGAAATAACACAAAATACCTTTAAAAATTATCCTTCATTTAATGAAAGAGTAGATTTTATGACTATAGGTAATTTTAAACACAAGCCTAATTTAGAAGCTGTTAGAACATTAAAAAAACATATTTGGCCAAAAATTAAAAAGCAACTACCAAAAGCTACAATTCATATTTATGGAGCGTATGGAGATAATCAAAGTGTACTACAATTACACAATGCCAAAGAAGGATTTTTAATTGAAGGTTGGGCAAAAAATAAAGAAATTTCCTTTTCAAATGCCCGAATATGTTTAGCTCCATTATTATTTGGAGCCGGATTAAAAGGTAAACTTATAGATGCCATGATTTATGGAACACCGTCTATTACTACTTCTATCGGTTCTGAAGGTATAAATAATGGTGGTTTACCTTATGCTGGATTTATTGAAAATGATTTTAATAATTTTATTGAAAAAGCCATAAAATTATATCAGAATGAAGAAATTTGGTTAAAAAAACAACAAAATGGCATACAAATTATCAATTCTAATTTTTCTAAAAATAAATTTGGAAAAGAATTGATGTTAAAAATTGAAACTATTTTTAAAGATTTAGAAAACCATAGAAATCAAAATTTTATTGGTTCAATGTTATTACACCATACTTTAAAAAGCACTAAATATATGTCTAAATGGATTGAAGAGAAAAATAAAAAATAG
- a CDS encoding cold-shock protein has product MAGSQETFGKKEREKKRLKKKKDKLLRKEERKANGQDSMFVYVDEFGQLTDTPPDPSKKIKVDAESIEIGIPKKEDREEEAPVDRKGKVSFFDTSKGFGFIIDTSTQEKFFVHVSGVLEEIAENDKVTFELEKGLKGMNAVRVKKI; this is encoded by the coding sequence ATGGCAGGATCACAAGAAACATTTGGTAAAAAAGAAAGAGAGAAGAAAAGATTAAAGAAAAAGAAAGATAAACTTCTTAGAAAAGAAGAGCGTAAGGCTAATGGACAAGATAGTATGTTTGTCTATGTAGACGAATTTGGACAATTAACTGATACGCCGCCAGATCCATCCAAAAAAATTAAAGTTGATGCAGAAAGCATCGAAATAGGTATTCCAAAAAAAGAAGATAGAGAAGAAGAAGCTCCTGTAGACAGAAAAGGAAAAGTTTCATTTTTTGATACATCTAAAGGGTTTGGATTTATTATTGACACTTCAACACAAGAAAAGTTTTTTGTTCATGTTAGTGGTGTTTTAGAAGAAATTGCTGAAAATGATAAAGTTACTTTTGAATTGGAAAAAGGTTTAAAAGGAATGAATGCCGTTAGAGTAAAAAAGATATAA